The Streptomyces camelliae genome window below encodes:
- a CDS encoding RNA degradosome polyphosphate kinase, protein MKPAVPEPSPPPEGTAPNGAVSLPPARSDAPVSPVTRKNGFMSQSDTQAEVQHKQPPVGSIAAHRPRTVAAVTSDLAPDLDADLDAYEETPGDGTPLPAGRFLDRERSWLAFNERVLELAEDPNTPLLERANFLAIFASNLDEFFMVRVAGLKRRIATGVATRSASGLQPREVLEMIWARSRELMARHAACYHEDVAPALAEEGIHLVRWNELTEKEQASLFTLFRHRIFPVLTPLAVDPAHPFPYISGLSLNLAVVVRNPVSGHKHFARVKVPPLLSRFLESSPGRYVPVEDVIAAHLEELFPGMEVLEHHAFRLTRNEDLEVEEDDAENLLQALEKELMRRRFGPPVRLEVEESIDREVLDLLVRELKISEAEVYPLPGPLDLTGLFRIHGLDRPELKYPKYVAGTHRDLAEVESASAPDIFAALRQRDVLLHHPYDSFSTSVQAFIEQAADDPDVLAIKQTLYRTSGDSPIVNALIDAAEAGKQVLVLVEIKARFDEHANIKWAKKLEEAGCHVVYGLVGLKTHCKLSLVVRQEGETLRRYSHVGTGNYHPKTARLYEDLGLLTADPQVGADLSDLFNRLSGYSRRETYRRLLVAPKSLRDGLVARIDKEAQHHRAGRQAFIRIKVNSMVDEAVIDALYRASQAGVPVDIWVRGICAIRPGVPGLSENIRVRSILGRFLEHSRVFAFGNGGEPEVWIGSADMMHRNLDRRIEALVRVVDPAHRAALNRLLDTGMSDTTASWHLGPDGEWTRHATDGDGQPLRNVQEMLIDARRRRRGTATP, encoded by the coding sequence ATGAAGCCCGCCGTGCCAGAGCCTTCGCCGCCCCCCGAGGGGACCGCGCCGAACGGGGCCGTGTCGCTCCCGCCCGCACGTTCCGACGCGCCCGTGTCGCCCGTGACGCGGAAGAATGGGTTTATGAGCCAGTCAGACACCCAGGCAGAGGTACAGCACAAGCAGCCCCCCGTGGGCTCCATCGCCGCGCACCGGCCGCGTACGGTCGCCGCGGTCACGTCCGACCTGGCGCCCGACCTCGACGCGGACCTGGACGCGTACGAGGAGACACCGGGCGACGGCACTCCCCTGCCCGCGGGCCGCTTCCTCGACCGGGAGCGCAGCTGGCTGGCCTTCAACGAGCGCGTCCTGGAGCTGGCCGAGGACCCGAACACGCCGCTGCTGGAGCGCGCGAACTTCCTCGCGATCTTCGCCAGCAACCTGGACGAGTTCTTCATGGTCCGGGTGGCCGGTCTGAAGCGCCGTATCGCCACCGGTGTGGCGACCCGGTCCGCCTCCGGGCTCCAGCCGCGCGAGGTGCTGGAGATGATCTGGGCCCGCTCGCGCGAGCTCATGGCCCGGCACGCCGCCTGCTACCACGAGGACGTCGCCCCCGCGCTGGCGGAGGAGGGCATACATCTCGTCCGCTGGAACGAGCTGACCGAGAAGGAACAGGCCAGCCTGTTCACCCTCTTCCGGCACCGGATCTTCCCGGTGCTGACCCCGCTCGCCGTCGACCCCGCGCACCCGTTCCCGTACATCTCGGGTCTCTCACTCAACCTCGCGGTCGTCGTACGCAACCCGGTCAGCGGCCACAAGCACTTCGCGCGCGTGAAGGTGCCGCCGCTGCTGTCCCGCTTCCTGGAGAGCAGCCCCGGCCGGTACGTCCCGGTCGAGGACGTCATCGCCGCACACCTCGAAGAGCTGTTCCCGGGCATGGAGGTGCTGGAGCACCACGCCTTCCGGCTCACCCGCAACGAGGACCTGGAGGTCGAGGAGGACGACGCCGAGAACCTGCTCCAGGCCCTGGAGAAGGAGCTCATGCGGCGCCGCTTCGGGCCGCCGGTGCGCCTGGAGGTCGAGGAGTCCATCGACCGTGAGGTGCTCGACCTGCTGGTGCGCGAGCTGAAGATCTCCGAGGCGGAGGTCTATCCGCTCCCCGGCCCCCTGGATCTCACCGGCCTGTTCCGCATCCACGGCCTGGACCGGCCGGAGCTGAAGTACCCGAAGTACGTCGCGGGCACCCACCGTGACCTCGCCGAGGTCGAGTCCGCGTCGGCGCCGGACATCTTCGCCGCCCTGCGCCAGCGGGACGTGCTCCTGCACCACCCGTACGACTCCTTCTCCACGTCCGTGCAGGCCTTCATCGAGCAGGCCGCCGACGACCCGGACGTCCTCGCGATCAAGCAGACCCTGTACCGGACCTCCGGCGACTCCCCGATCGTCAACGCGCTCATCGACGCCGCCGAGGCCGGCAAGCAGGTCCTCGTCCTGGTCGAGATCAAGGCCCGCTTCGACGAGCACGCCAACATCAAGTGGGCGAAGAAGCTGGAGGAGGCCGGCTGCCACGTCGTCTACGGCCTGGTCGGCCTGAAGACGCACTGCAAGCTGTCCCTGGTGGTCCGCCAGGAGGGCGAGACCCTGCGCCGCTACAGCCACGTCGGCACCGGCAACTACCACCCGAAGACCGCCCGCCTGTACGAGGACCTGGGCCTGCTCACGGCCGACCCGCAGGTCGGCGCGGACCTGTCCGACCTGTTCAACCGGCTGTCCGGCTACTCCCGCCGCGAGACCTACCGGCGCCTGCTGGTCGCCCCCAAGTCGCTGCGGGACGGCCTGGTCGCGCGGATCGACAAGGAGGCCCAGCACCACCGCGCGGGCCGCCAGGCGTTCATCCGCATCAAGGTCAACTCGATGGTCGACGAGGCCGTCATCGACGCCCTCTACCGGGCCTCGCAGGCGGGCGTGCCGGTCGACATCTGGGTGCGCGGCATCTGCGCGATCCGCCCCGGCGTCCCGGGTCTGTCGGAGAACATCCGGGTCCGTTCCATACTCGGCCGGTTCCTCGAACACTCGCGGGTGTTCGCCTTCGGCAACGGCGGTGAGCCCGAGGTGTGGATCGGCAGCGCCGACATGATGCACCGCAACCTCGACCGGCGGATAGAGGCCCTGGTCCGCGTCGTCGACCCGGCCCACCGGGCGGCCCTGAACCGGCTGCTCGACACCGGCATGTCCGACACGACGGCCTCCTGGCACCTCGGCCCCGACGGCGAGTGGACCCGGCACGCGACCGACGGGGACGGACAGCCCCTGCGCAACGTCCAGGAGATGCTCATAGACGCCCGGAGGCGCCGGCGTGGCACAGCAACACCTTGA